A genomic stretch from Bacillus sp. N1-1 includes:
- a CDS encoding fumarylacetoacetate hydrolase family protein: MKFVTFEVDGKRQAGIYKDSRIIGLHDASNGIIPADLMTIIIDYPQYQPLMEQCHNGNYALEDVTLYAPLPRPTSIRDFYAFEQHVITARGKRGLDVMPEWYEIPVFYFSNHLAVKGPEDVILRPKACEKLDYELEIACVIGKEGRNIKASQAKDYIFGFMIMNDWSARDLQAQEMKVGLGPAKGKDFATSFGPFLVTADEFSLEQGKLDLHMEAFVNGERYSSGNAKEMYYSFGELIEQASRNVTLYPGEVIGSGTVGSGCILEQSGREFLMPGDRVDLSIAHLGTLSNVVGEEDEHGLLSDDG, from the coding sequence TTGAAGTTCGTTACTTTCGAAGTAGATGGGAAAAGACAGGCGGGTATTTACAAAGACTCACGCATTATCGGATTACATGACGCTTCTAACGGAATTATTCCAGCAGATCTCATGACGATCATTATCGATTATCCTCAGTATCAACCGCTCATGGAGCAATGCCACAATGGTAATTACGCATTGGAGGATGTCACGCTATATGCGCCTCTTCCTCGTCCAACGAGCATCAGAGATTTCTACGCCTTTGAACAGCATGTCATCACTGCAAGGGGGAAAAGAGGGCTTGATGTTATGCCTGAGTGGTACGAGATTCCAGTTTTCTATTTTTCAAATCATCTTGCTGTGAAAGGGCCAGAAGATGTTATCCTACGTCCCAAAGCATGTGAAAAGCTAGACTATGAACTAGAAATTGCCTGCGTCATTGGGAAAGAAGGGCGCAATATTAAAGCAAGTCAGGCGAAAGACTACATTTTCGGTTTTATGATCATGAATGACTGGAGCGCACGTGACCTGCAAGCACAAGAAATGAAAGTAGGCTTAGGGCCAGCAAAAGGAAAAGATTTTGCTACTTCTTTCGGTCCGTTTCTTGTTACGGCTGATGAGTTCTCTCTTGAACAAGGAAAGCTTGATTTGCATATGGAAGCGTTCGTAAATGGCGAGCGTTATTCCTCGGGAAATGCGAAAGAGATGTATTATTCCTTTGGTGAGCTCATCGAACAGGCTTCGCGTAATGTGACCTTATATCCTGGTGAAGTAATCGGGTCAGGTACGGTTGGCAGCGGATGTATTCTTGAACAATCAGGACGTGAATTCCTTATGCCTGGTGACAGAGTTGATTTGTCTATTGCCCATCTAGGCACACTTTCAAATGTCGTTGGAGAGGAGGATGAACATGGTTTACTATCGGACGATGGGTGA
- a CDS encoding homogentisate 1,2-dioxygenase has protein sequence MNMVYYRTMGEIPSKRHTTFKREDGSLYREQVMGTKGFSGIQSILYHHHFPTAVTEATFIKKTTPVYETESALRHRHFRTAQCDKKGDAFVERCYFLGNEDVILGVVNPTEPMDYFYRNGDGDELFFIHHGSGKIESMFGELSYKPGDYIVIPIGTIYRVIPEGNDNRWLVIEANSAITTPRRYRNEYGQLMEHSPFCERDIDGPERLLSHDEKGSYEVVTKTRGGLHRHMFDHHPLDVVGWDGYLYPWKFNINDFEPITGRVHQPPPVHQTFEGHNFVVCSFVPRLYDYHPDAIPAPYFHSNVDSDEVLYYVEGNFMSRKGIEEASITLHPSGIPHGPHPGKIEASIGKKETLELAVMIDTFRPLKVIEQVQQYEDENYMKSWVTE, from the coding sequence ATGAACATGGTTTACTATCGGACGATGGGTGAGATACCGTCTAAGCGTCACACAACTTTTAAAAGAGAAGACGGTTCCTTATACCGTGAACAAGTAATGGGGACGAAGGGGTTTTCAGGAATCCAATCGATCTTGTACCACCACCATTTTCCAACAGCAGTAACAGAAGCAACTTTTATAAAAAAGACAACACCTGTGTATGAGACAGAATCTGCGCTACGTCATCGTCATTTCCGAACGGCACAATGTGACAAAAAGGGTGATGCGTTTGTCGAGCGGTGTTATTTCCTGGGGAATGAGGATGTAATCCTCGGTGTGGTAAACCCAACAGAACCGATGGACTATTTTTACCGAAATGGTGACGGAGATGAGCTTTTCTTTATCCACCATGGGTCAGGGAAGATTGAGTCAATGTTTGGGGAACTCTCTTATAAACCGGGCGATTATATCGTTATACCGATTGGAACGATATACCGCGTTATCCCAGAAGGAAATGACAATCGTTGGCTCGTTATAGAAGCAAATAGCGCGATTACGACACCGAGAAGATATCGTAACGAATATGGTCAGCTGATGGAGCACAGTCCTTTCTGCGAACGTGACATTGATGGTCCTGAACGCCTATTATCCCATGATGAAAAAGGTTCGTATGAAGTAGTGACGAAAACACGTGGTGGATTGCATCGTCATATGTTCGATCATCATCCGCTTGATGTTGTTGGCTGGGACGGCTATCTCTATCCATGGAAGTTCAACATTAATGATTTTGAGCCGATTACAGGACGAGTGCATCAGCCTCCGCCAGTCCATCAAACCTTTGAAGGGCATAACTTTGTTGTCTGTTCCTTCGTACCAAGGCTTTACGACTATCATCCAGATGCTATTCCAGCACCATATTTTCATAGCAATGTTGATAGTGATGAAGTGCTTTACTATGTAGAAGGCAACTTCATGAGCCGAAAAGGCATCGAGGAAGCTTCGATTACACTTCATCCTTCAGGCATACCACACGGTCCACACCCGGGGAAAATTGAAGCAAGCATCGGCAAAAAAGAAACGCTCGAGCTTGCCGTGATGATCGATACGTTCCGACCGCTTAAAGTCATCGAACAGGTGCAGCAGTATGAAGATGAAAATTATATGAAGAGCTGGGTTACAGAATAA
- a CDS encoding isochorismatase family cysteine hydrolase, whose translation MGKEHIEHSHQDTSAALLLIDVINTMDFEDAELLARYTEEAADNIKSLKEEAKSKGMPVIYVNDNYGLWQSDFKKVINYAAEANGQHLVDRLEPEDDDYTVVKPKHSGFFSTPLSTLLKYLNVNTLILTGFAGNICVLFTANDAYMREYDLYIPSDCCASNVKEDNDYALRLMEGNLKANTQASSELKLDKLIEKANQRKTTTAYEG comes from the coding sequence ATGGGTAAAGAACATATCGAACATAGCCATCAAGACACTTCCGCTGCACTTTTATTAATCGATGTGATCAACACGATGGATTTTGAAGATGCTGAACTTCTAGCAAGATACACAGAGGAAGCAGCTGACAATATTAAATCTTTAAAAGAAGAGGCAAAATCAAAAGGAATGCCTGTGATCTATGTTAATGATAATTATGGTCTATGGCAATCTGATTTCAAAAAGGTGATTAACTATGCCGCCGAGGCTAATGGCCAACACCTTGTTGATCGCCTTGAGCCTGAAGATGATGATTATACAGTCGTCAAACCAAAGCACTCTGGCTTTTTTTCAACACCACTTTCAACGCTACTGAAATATTTGAACGTTAACACTCTCATTCTAACTGGTTTTGCAGGAAACATTTGTGTGCTGTTTACTGCAAACGATGCATACATGAGAGAATATGATCTTTATATTCCATCCGATTGCTGTGCGTCTAATGTCAAAGAAGACAATGACTATGCCCTTCGCTTAATGGAAGGAAATTTAAAAGCAAACACCCAGGCTTCAAGTGAATTAAAACTAGACAAACTTATTGAAAAAGCAAACCAACGAAAAACAACAACAGCTTATGAAGGTTAA
- the tadA gene encoding tRNA adenosine(34) deaminase TadA, with amino-acid sequence MQDHLEKDEYFMRLAIAEADKASAIGEVPIGAVIVKEDQVIAAAYNLRETEQRSVAHAELLAIDEACRKVGSWRLSGCTLYVTLEPCAMCSGAIVLSRVERVVYGASDPKGGCAGTLMNLLDDSRFNHQAAVTAGVCEGECGTMLSTFFRHLRLKQKEEKRRKKELLSFIENPEET; translated from the coding sequence ATGCAGGATCACCTTGAAAAAGATGAGTATTTTATGCGACTAGCAATAGCCGAAGCTGACAAGGCTTCCGCTATTGGCGAAGTGCCAATTGGCGCAGTGATTGTAAAAGAAGATCAAGTGATTGCGGCAGCGTATAACCTTAGAGAAACAGAACAACGATCTGTTGCGCATGCTGAGCTGCTTGCAATTGATGAGGCTTGTCGTAAAGTAGGATCATGGCGTTTATCCGGCTGCACGCTCTATGTTACGCTTGAGCCATGTGCGATGTGCAGTGGTGCCATTGTTTTATCGAGAGTGGAGCGAGTAGTGTATGGTGCTTCCGATCCGAAAGGCGGTTGTGCTGGTACGCTAATGAATCTTCTTGATGATAGCCGATTTAATCATCAAGCTGCTGTCACGGCTGGTGTATGTGAAGGGGAATGCGGAACGATGTTATCGACATTTTTTCGCCATTTACGATTAAAACAAAAAGAAGAAAAGCGGCGTAAAAAGGAACTATTATCATTCATTGAAAATCCTGAAGAGACATGA
- the dnaX gene encoding DNA polymerase III subunit gamma/tau: MSYQALYRVWRPQTFEDVVGQKHVTRTIQNALMQQKISHAYLFTGPRGTGKTSAAKIIAKAINCEKAPVAEPCNECSACLGITDGSISDVIEIDAASNTGVDDIRDIRDKVKYAPSSVSYKVYIIDEVHMLSTGAFNALLKTLEEPPKHVVFILATTEPHKIPLTIISRCQRFDMRRITAQDIVGRLQTIIHAQDIEVEEDALYQVARAADGGMRDALSILDQAISYSEAEVVLDDVLAVTGSVSQKMISKIALAFHHKDVAEALNAVEELMDHGKDAARFLEDLIYYYRDLLLYQTAPQLEEVVERVKIDETFQQLGDQSAKDWIYKVIETLNRSQQEMKWTNHPRIFLELALVQICQDETSSQSQPAQDQSELLERIQKLEGELKTLKEQGVTVKQEETSEPKQKKQFKPSRQKSGVSHGRIKEMLKKATKQDLMKVKSVWGEVMENVRQEKVSAHAWLKDSEPVAATDNSFLLSFQYDMHCQMATKDNIRGTLEQVLSRTIGKQLEMVAIVETEWKEIRAEFLKTRDEPEPDENGGKPAEDPLIAEARRLVGDDLLDIQT, encoded by the coding sequence ATGAGTTATCAAGCGCTATACCGCGTTTGGCGACCGCAAACGTTTGAAGATGTGGTTGGTCAAAAGCATGTTACAAGAACAATTCAGAACGCACTCATGCAGCAAAAAATCTCTCACGCCTATTTGTTTACAGGACCTCGAGGAACGGGAAAAACGAGTGCTGCCAAAATTATTGCGAAGGCGATTAACTGTGAGAAGGCACCAGTGGCTGAACCGTGCAATGAATGTTCAGCGTGTCTAGGCATCACTGATGGATCAATTTCTGACGTCATAGAAATTGATGCGGCTTCTAATACGGGGGTCGACGACATTCGTGATATTCGCGATAAAGTGAAGTATGCACCAAGTTCTGTTTCTTATAAGGTGTATATCATAGATGAAGTTCACATGCTTTCTACAGGAGCGTTCAATGCTCTTCTTAAAACATTAGAAGAACCTCCAAAGCATGTGGTGTTTATCCTTGCAACGACGGAGCCTCACAAAATCCCATTAACAATCATTTCAAGGTGTCAGCGTTTTGATATGAGAAGGATAACAGCGCAGGACATTGTGGGACGGTTACAAACCATTATTCATGCGCAGGATATTGAGGTAGAAGAAGATGCTCTTTATCAAGTCGCTCGAGCGGCAGATGGCGGAATGCGAGATGCTTTAAGTATTCTTGATCAGGCAATCTCATATAGTGAGGCGGAAGTTGTATTAGATGATGTGCTTGCTGTAACAGGAAGCGTGTCTCAAAAAATGATTTCAAAAATCGCATTGGCTTTCCATCATAAAGATGTGGCGGAAGCACTGAATGCAGTGGAAGAATTAATGGATCACGGGAAAGATGCTGCACGTTTCCTTGAAGATCTGATCTATTACTATCGTGATTTATTACTTTATCAAACGGCCCCTCAGCTTGAAGAGGTTGTTGAACGAGTGAAAATTGATGAAACGTTCCAGCAGTTAGGTGACCAATCAGCGAAAGACTGGATCTACAAGGTCATCGAGACGTTGAATCGTAGTCAGCAAGAGATGAAGTGGACAAACCATCCGCGGATTTTCCTTGAATTAGCTCTCGTTCAAATTTGTCAGGATGAAACCAGTAGTCAGAGTCAGCCTGCTCAAGATCAGAGCGAATTACTTGAACGTATTCAAAAGCTTGAGGGTGAACTGAAGACACTGAAAGAGCAAGGTGTTACGGTTAAACAAGAAGAGACAAGTGAACCGAAACAGAAGAAACAATTTAAACCTTCCAGACAGAAATCTGGTGTATCTCATGGTAGAATAAAAGAGATGCTTAAGAAAGCGACCAAGCAGGATTTAATGAAAGTAAAAAGTGTTTGGGGCGAAGTGATGGAGAACGTCCGTCAGGAAAAAGTCTCTGCTCACGCCTGGTTAAAGGATAGTGAGCCGGTTGCAGCTACAGATAACTCCTTCTTGCTATCTTTCCAGTACGATATGCACTGCCAGATGGCAACGAAAGACAACATTCGTGGTACGCTTGAACAAGTACTTTCACGTACGATTGGCAAACAGCTTGAAATGGTTGCAATAGTCGAAACAGAGTGGAAGGAAATCCGCGCTGAGTTCTTGAAGACAAGAGATGAACCAGAACCCGACGAAAATGGTGGGAAGCCAGCAGAAGATCCATTAATTGCTGAAGCAAGACGCCTTGTAGGCGATGATTTATTAGATATTCAAACTTAA
- a CDS encoding YbaB/EbfC family nucleoid-associated protein yields MKRGMGGGGNMNNMMKQMQKMQKDMAKAQEELKDKVVEGSAGGGMVLVKANGHKEILEVIVKEEVVDPDDIDMLQDLVLAATNDALRNVDELVNKDMGKFTQGLNMPGMF; encoded by the coding sequence ATGAAACGTGGTATGGGTGGCGGAGGAAACATGAATAACATGATGAAGCAAATGCAGAAGATGCAGAAGGATATGGCAAAGGCACAAGAAGAACTGAAAGACAAAGTCGTTGAAGGTTCAGCTGGCGGCGGCATGGTTCTTGTAAAAGCGAATGGCCATAAAGAAATTCTTGAAGTTATTGTAAAAGAAGAAGTTGTAGATCCAGATGACATCGATATGCTTCAGGACCTTGTTCTTGCTGCAACGAATGATGCGCTACGTAATGTAGACGAATTGGTTAACAAAGACATGGGTAAATTTACGCAAGGGCTTAATATGCCAGGAATGTTTTAG
- the recR gene encoding recombination mediator RecR: MHYPEPISKLIDSFMKLPGIGPKTAVRLAFFVLEMNDDDVLDFGKALVNAKRQLTYCSVCNHITDTDPCRICSDNHRDESVICVVQDAKDVIAIEKMKDYTGLYHVLHGAISPVEGIGPEDIKVPELLKRLQDDKVTEIILATDPTIEGEATAMYIARLVKPTGIRITRIAHGLPVGGDLEYADEVTLSKAMEGRREL, translated from the coding sequence GTGCATTATCCTGAACCAATCTCAAAACTGATCGACAGTTTTATGAAATTGCCGGGAATCGGACCAAAAACGGCGGTCCGCCTGGCTTTTTTCGTTCTTGAAATGAATGATGATGACGTACTTGATTTCGGAAAGGCGCTAGTCAATGCGAAGCGTCAGCTAACGTATTGCTCTGTTTGTAATCACATTACTGATACGGATCCGTGTCGGATCTGTTCAGACAATCATCGAGATGAATCCGTTATTTGCGTCGTTCAAGATGCGAAAGACGTCATCGCTATTGAGAAGATGAAAGACTATACGGGCCTTTATCATGTGCTTCATGGTGCCATTTCTCCTGTGGAAGGAATTGGACCGGAGGATATTAAAGTGCCAGAGCTTTTGAAACGTCTACAGGATGATAAGGTGACGGAAATCATTCTTGCTACAGATCCTACAATTGAAGGGGAAGCAACAGCAATGTATATTGCTCGTCTTGTGAAACCAACAGGGATTCGGATTACTCGTATTGCTCACGGCCTTCCTGTAGGTGGCGATCTTGAATATGCTGATGAGGTCACTCTTTCTAAAGCAATGGAAGGTCGTCGTGAATTGTAG
- a CDS encoding YaaL family protein encodes MFFKRKGYLRKEADERLIQTLYELKEVWNKQKEIVERSVEPSGAVLAKLKVDEAKYFFLLKEAKRRKIRMG; translated from the coding sequence ATGTTCTTCAAACGTAAAGGTTATTTACGCAAGGAAGCTGATGAGCGTTTGATTCAGACGCTATATGAATTAAAAGAAGTATGGAACAAGCAGAAAGAAATTGTAGAGCGTAGCGTAGAACCCTCTGGAGCGGTTCTTGCTAAGCTGAAAGTCGATGAAGCGAAATACTTCTTTCTATTAAAAGAAGCGAAACGAAGAAAGATAAGAATGGGATAG
- a CDS encoding pro-sigmaK processing inhibitor BofA family protein yields MDPKLIIGLFVLSIVLLLFVGAPLKPLRWIGQGLIKLAIGALLLFFLNTFGSPFDLHVPINPGTAVVTGFLGIPGLVALAAIQLIIIG; encoded by the coding sequence ATGGATCCAAAACTCATTATTGGCTTATTTGTCCTAAGTATTGTTTTGCTTCTTTTCGTAGGGGCGCCACTGAAACCGTTGCGTTGGATCGGACAGGGGTTAATCAAGCTTGCCATCGGAGCGTTACTACTGTTCTTTCTAAATACGTTCGGAAGTCCTTTTGATTTACATGTTCCTATTAATCCAGGAACTGCTGTCGTTACCGGATTCTTAGGTATTCCTGGCCTTGTAGCACTTGCTGCCATACAGCTTATTATCATTGGGTGA